In one window of Ruminococcus hominis DNA:
- a CDS encoding glycoside hydrolase family 31 protein: protein MKRYEYGNPFDTEAIVEKVDATKGNPKYGTISQKEGFVFTYIMDEDDIVYGLGEANRGINKRGYCYISDCSDDPEHTEDKRSLYAAHNFIIVSGKQTFGMFFDYPSTLTFDIGYTRMDTMKVSCENADLNLYVFEGENAYDIVKQFRKAIGRSYIPPKFAFGFGQSRWGYETKEDFCEVAAKYRENHIPLDMIYMDIDYMQDFKDFTLNEENFKDFPGFVQEMKDKNIRLIPIIDAGVKVEDGYSIYEEGVEKQYFCKREDGSDFVAAVWPGDTHFPDVLNADARKWFGDQYRFLTEQGIEGFWNDMNEPSIFYSKEGLAEAKEVARRFADDEEGKVNLWEVGGKLFGLANNHEDYRRFYHLVNGKKVRHDKVHNLFGYNMTRAAGEAFERIDPEKRFLMFSRSSYVGMHRYGGIWTGDNKSWWSHILLNLKMMPSLNMCGFLYTGADLGGFGADTTRDLLLRHLALGVFTPLMRDHAAKGTREQECYQFEQIEDFQHVIGVRYRLIPYLYSEYMKAALNDDMYFKPLAFEYPKDKRAVRVEDQLMLGNEIMIAPVYEQNARGRYVYLPETMKFVKFLPDGTILEEILEKGNHYVEVALNEVPLFIRSGKCIPLAETAESVAELDTENLKMIGFEGAQYTLYEDDGIHKDYGNVENYRKLTM from the coding sequence ATGAAGCGTTATGAATATGGAAATCCATTTGACACAGAAGCAATCGTAGAGAAGGTTGATGCAACAAAAGGAAATCCAAAGTACGGAACTATTTCACAGAAAGAAGGATTTGTATTTACTTATATTATGGATGAAGATGATATCGTTTATGGTCTTGGTGAGGCAAATCGAGGAATTAATAAGAGAGGATATTGTTATATCAGTGACTGTTCAGATGACCCGGAACATACAGAAGATAAACGTTCTTTATATGCGGCACATAATTTTATTATTGTGAGCGGCAAGCAGACATTTGGAATGTTCTTTGATTATCCGTCAACATTGACATTTGATATTGGATATACACGAATGGATACAATGAAAGTATCCTGTGAAAATGCGGATTTGAATTTGTATGTATTTGAAGGAGAAAATGCATACGATATTGTAAAACAGTTCCGCAAAGCAATCGGACGTAGTTATATCCCACCTAAATTTGCGTTTGGATTCGGACAGAGCAGATGGGGATATGAGACAAAAGAAGATTTTTGTGAAGTGGCAGCAAAATATCGTGAGAATCATATTCCATTGGATATGATATATATGGATATTGATTACATGCAGGATTTTAAAGATTTTACATTAAATGAGGAAAACTTTAAAGATTTCCCGGGATTTGTACAGGAAATGAAAGATAAAAATATTCGCTTGATACCGATTATTGATGCAGGTGTTAAAGTCGAAGATGGATATTCGATTTATGAAGAAGGTGTGGAAAAACAATACTTCTGCAAACGCGAAGACGGAAGTGATTTTGTGGCAGCAGTTTGGCCGGGAGATACACATTTCCCAGATGTATTGAATGCAGATGCAAGAAAATGGTTTGGAGACCAGTATCGTTTTTTGACAGAGCAGGGAATTGAAGGTTTTTGGAATGATATGAATGAGCCGTCTATTTTCTACTCAAAAGAAGGGCTTGCCGAAGCAAAGGAGGTTGCAAGACGATTTGCAGATGATGAAGAAGGCAAGGTGAACTTGTGGGAAGTAGGTGGAAAATTATTTGGACTTGCAAATAATCATGAGGATTACCGTAGATTTTATCATCTTGTAAATGGAAAGAAAGTGCGTCATGACAAAGTGCACAATCTGTTTGGGTATAATATGACTAGAGCAGCAGGAGAAGCATTTGAACGGATTGATCCTGAGAAACGTTTTCTTATGTTCTCGCGTTCTTCGTATGTGGGCATGCATCGCTATGGTGGAATATGGACAGGAGATAACAAATCCTGGTGGTCACACATTTTGTTAAATTTGAAAATGATGCCGTCCTTGAATATGTGTGGTTTCTTGTATACAGGAGCAGACCTCGGTGGATTTGGAGCAGATACAACAAGAGATTTGCTGTTACGTCACCTTGCATTAGGTGTCTTTACACCATTGATGCGCGATCATGCGGCAAAGGGCACAAGAGAGCAGGAATGTTATCAATTTGAGCAGATTGAAGATTTTCAGCATGTAATAGGTGTCAGATATCGTCTGATTCCATATTTGTACAGTGAATATATGAAAGCTGCATTGAATGACGATATGTATTTTAAGCCATTGGCGTTTGAATATCCAAAGGATAAGAGGGCTGTTCGTGTAGAAGATCAGTTAATGCTTGGAAATGAGATTATGATTGCACCGGTTTACGAACAGAATGCACGAGGCCGTTATGTTTATCTTCCAGAGACAATGAAGTTTGTCAAATTCTTACCAGACGGAACAATTTTGGAAGAAATTTTGGAAAAAGGCAATCATTATGTTGAGGTTGCATTAAATGAAGTGCCATTATTTATCCGAAGTGGAAAATGCATTCCATTGGCAGAAACAGCTGAATCTGTGGCAGAGCTGGATACAGAAAATTTGAAAATGATTGGATTCGAAGGTGCACAATATACACTATATGAAGATGATGGAATTCATAAAGATTACGGTAATGTAGAAAATTATCGGAAACTAACGATGTAA